A single window of Pseudarthrobacter psychrotolerans DNA harbors:
- the lgt gene encoding prolipoprotein diacylglyceryl transferase — MQILFQAAALVPASIPSPDWSGFDIPLPWGTLRIHAYALCILAGIIAGLWLTSVRWARRGAPEGSVWDIVIWAIPFGIIGGRLYHVVSSPDAYFGPGFDGTGDLWLIPQIQRGGLGIWGAVVLGVLGAWIGCRRSGVKLTAFLDAAAPGLLLAQAVGRWGNYFNQELFGGPTTLPWGLQIDADNPNFPAGMPVDTLFHPTFLYESLWNIAGVLILLALDRRFHFRRARLFWLYAMYYTLGRVWIEAMRIDDAEQIDLFGITTRLNVWTSIFVFVAALIVFVLVGLKGRPEPDTPFLAGREPAADEAPDDAPDDAEADVPAVRDTDSVVSDSESRDNLPDNENGSGHPSTQTEEEPAFRDGNKSVPEQPVTGSSGHKATESAPEAGTSK; from the coding sequence ATGCAGATCCTCTTTCAGGCCGCCGCCCTGGTGCCGGCCAGCATCCCCAGCCCGGACTGGTCCGGCTTCGACATCCCGCTGCCGTGGGGGACTCTGCGGATCCACGCCTATGCCCTGTGCATCCTCGCCGGGATCATCGCCGGCCTGTGGCTCACGTCCGTCAGGTGGGCCCGCCGCGGTGCGCCTGAAGGCAGCGTCTGGGACATCGTCATCTGGGCGATTCCCTTCGGTATCATCGGCGGCCGCCTCTACCACGTGGTTTCGTCCCCGGACGCCTACTTCGGGCCCGGCTTCGACGGGACCGGGGACCTGTGGCTCATCCCGCAGATCCAGCGGGGCGGACTGGGAATCTGGGGCGCGGTGGTTCTGGGCGTCCTGGGCGCCTGGATCGGCTGCCGCCGGTCCGGCGTGAAACTCACCGCCTTCCTGGACGCCGCTGCACCCGGACTGCTGCTGGCCCAGGCCGTTGGCCGCTGGGGAAACTACTTCAACCAGGAACTCTTCGGCGGGCCCACCACCCTGCCGTGGGGCCTCCAGATTGATGCGGACAATCCCAACTTCCCCGCCGGCATGCCGGTGGATACACTCTTCCACCCCACCTTCCTGTATGAGTCGCTCTGGAACATCGCCGGCGTGCTCATCCTGCTGGCACTGGACCGCCGGTTCCACTTCCGGCGCGCCCGGCTCTTCTGGCTCTACGCCATGTATTACACGCTGGGCCGCGTCTGGATCGAAGCCATGCGGATCGACGATGCCGAACAGATCGACCTCTTCGGCATCACCACCAGGCTCAACGTCTGGACCAGCATCTTTGTCTTTGTGGCAGCACTGATTGTGTTCGTCCTCGTGGGATTGAAGGGCCGCCCCGAACCGGACACTCCTTTCCTTGCTGGCCGCGAACCGGCAGCGGACGAGGCCCCGGACGATGCCCCGGACGATGCCGAGGCGGATGTCCCGGCTGTCCGCGATACGGATTCTGTTGTCTCAGATAGTGAATCGCGTGATAATCTCCCTGATAATGAAAACGGTTCCGGGCACCCTTCCACCCAAACGGAAGAGGAACCGGCGTTCCGGGACGGCAACAAGTCCGTTCCAGAGCAGCCGGTAACCGGAAGTTCCGGCCACAAGGCAACGGAATCCGCGCCGGAAGCAGGCACGAGCAAGTAG
- a CDS encoding Trp biosynthesis-associated membrane protein, translating to MTPAWARKSTLVLLIAVLALAVFGATTQTWMTVSLDANQVGQAAGDQNTLPVQGSKAATAVTALAVVALAGGLAASIAGKFSRWVITALILLASIGIIAAAATVLADPLGAAQGSIAAATGVTGGNAEVAVTAFPVLAVVAGALLALAALLIIPAGRHWKSRTKYDAAMYGAPAGSTAAATGPVDEIDSWDRLSRGDDPT from the coding sequence ATGACGCCGGCCTGGGCCAGGAAATCCACGCTGGTACTGCTGATCGCCGTTCTTGCGCTGGCCGTCTTCGGTGCCACCACGCAGACCTGGATGACTGTCAGCCTAGACGCCAACCAGGTGGGCCAGGCCGCGGGGGACCAGAACACCCTTCCGGTCCAGGGCAGCAAAGCCGCCACTGCAGTGACGGCCCTGGCCGTCGTGGCCCTGGCGGGCGGACTGGCAGCATCCATCGCCGGAAAGTTCTCGCGGTGGGTCATCACCGCCCTCATCCTGTTGGCTTCCATAGGCATCATTGCCGCGGCCGCCACAGTGCTGGCTGACCCGCTGGGTGCCGCGCAGGGCTCCATCGCCGCTGCCACCGGGGTCACCGGCGGCAACGCGGAAGTGGCGGTTACCGCCTTCCCTGTCCTCGCCGTCGTCGCCGGTGCCCTGCTGGCGCTGGCCGCGTTGCTGATCATCCCCGCCGGCCGGCACTGGAAGTCACGGACCAAATATGACGCGGCCATGTACGGGGCGCCCGCCGGCAGCACGGCGGCCGCCACCGGTCCGGTGGACGAGATCGACAGCTGGGACCGGCTCTCGCGCGGCGACGACCCCACCTGA
- a CDS encoding HGxxPAAW family protein produces the protein MSKAPASVSKSGTRTVAPGAVDHSQDLGHGNSPAAWTCVIVMLVGALIASIAFVIANTPIFIAGAAVMVVGLILGYVMRKAGYGVEGSKLKGSGH, from the coding sequence ATGAGCAAAGCACCCGCTTCCGTATCGAAATCAGGCACCCGGACCGTTGCCCCCGGCGCCGTTGACCACAGCCAGGACCTTGGCCACGGCAACAGCCCCGCGGCCTGGACCTGCGTCATCGTAATGCTGGTCGGCGCCCTCATCGCATCCATCGCGTTTGTCATCGCCAACACCCCCATCTTCATCGCCGGTGCCGCCGTGATGGTGGTCGGCCTGATCCTTGGCTACGTTATGCGCAAGGCCGGCTACGGCGTCGAAGGCAGCAAGCTGAAGGGCTCCGGCCACTGA
- the trpB gene encoding tryptophan synthase subunit beta: MVDAPSENADNNAADAFLQGGSLKHAPGPYFGGYGGRWMPESLIAALDELEDTFEKAKADPEFLAQLSDLNKNYSGRPSLLTEAKRFSEHAGGARIFLKREDLNHTGSHKINNVLGQALLAKRMGKTRVIAETGAGQHGVASATAAALLGLECVVYMGAEDCRRQALNVARMQLLGATVVPVVNGSQTLKDAINDALRDWVSNVDNTHYLLGTAAGAHPFPAMVRFFHEVIGEEARAQILEQTGKLPDAVCACIGGGSNAIGIFHGFLDDPSVKIYGFEAGGDGVDTGRHAATITLGKPGVLHGARSYLMQDDDGQTIESHSISAGLDYPGVGPEHAYLADIGRVSYEPITDSEAMDAFKLLCRTEGIIPAIESSHALAGAIKVGKRLTEGSADPSETVIIVNLSGRGDKDVETAAEWFDMLDEEGKVKGTNLSTRKPKGPADRAVTEAVPATAAPASSAADNNEDQN, from the coding sequence ATGGTTGACGCACCCTCAGAAAACGCTGACAACAACGCTGCGGACGCTTTCCTGCAGGGCGGCTCGCTGAAGCACGCCCCGGGGCCGTACTTCGGCGGCTACGGCGGGCGCTGGATGCCGGAATCGCTGATCGCCGCCCTGGACGAGCTCGAAGACACCTTTGAAAAGGCCAAGGCAGATCCCGAATTCCTGGCCCAGCTCTCCGACCTGAATAAGAACTACTCCGGCCGCCCCTCGCTCCTGACCGAAGCCAAGCGGTTTTCCGAGCATGCCGGCGGTGCCCGGATCTTCCTCAAGCGCGAAGACCTCAACCACACCGGATCCCACAAGATCAACAACGTCCTGGGCCAGGCCCTGCTGGCCAAGCGCATGGGCAAAACCCGCGTGATCGCCGAGACCGGTGCCGGGCAGCACGGCGTTGCCAGCGCCACCGCCGCCGCGCTTCTTGGCCTGGAATGCGTTGTGTACATGGGCGCTGAAGACTGCCGTCGGCAGGCGCTGAACGTCGCCAGGATGCAGCTGCTCGGCGCCACCGTGGTGCCGGTGGTGAACGGTTCGCAGACCCTCAAGGACGCCATCAACGACGCCCTCCGGGACTGGGTCAGCAACGTGGACAACACCCACTACCTGCTGGGCACCGCCGCCGGGGCGCACCCGTTCCCGGCCATGGTCCGTTTCTTCCACGAGGTCATCGGCGAGGAAGCCCGCGCCCAGATCCTGGAGCAGACCGGCAAACTGCCCGACGCCGTCTGCGCCTGTATCGGCGGCGGTTCCAACGCAATCGGCATCTTCCACGGATTCCTGGATGATCCGTCCGTGAAGATCTACGGCTTTGAAGCCGGCGGCGACGGCGTGGACACCGGCCGGCACGCAGCAACGATCACCCTTGGCAAGCCCGGCGTCCTGCACGGCGCACGGTCCTACCTCATGCAGGACGACGACGGGCAGACGATCGAGTCCCACTCGATTTCCGCAGGCCTGGACTACCCGGGCGTTGGCCCGGAGCACGCGTACCTGGCCGACATCGGACGTGTCAGCTACGAACCCATCACCGACAGCGAAGCAATGGATGCGTTCAAGCTGCTGTGCCGGACAGAAGGCATCATCCCAGCCATCGAGTCCTCACACGCCCTCGCCGGTGCCATCAAGGTTGGCAAGCGCCTCACCGAAGGCAGCGCTGACCCGTCCGAAACGGTGATCATCGTGAACCTTTCCGGCCGCGGCGACAAGGACGTGGAGACCGCCGCGGAATGGTTCGACATGCTCGATGAGGAGGGCAAGGTCAAGGGCACCAACCTGTCTACCCGCAAGCCCAAGGGCCCTGCCGACCGGGCAGTAACTGAAGCCGTTCCCGCCACAGCCGCTCCTGCCAGCAGCGCCGCGGACAACAACGAGGACCAGAACTGA
- the trpC gene encoding indole-3-glycerol phosphate synthase TrpC encodes MATVLDDINAGVREDMEARKRLVSLAELKDRAAAAAPARDAWSALGGTAAQRDQLKVIAEIKRRSPSKGDLATIVDPASLAEQYADGGAAVISVLTEKRRFNGSLADLDAVRARVDIPLLRKDFTLDEYQIWEARAHGADLILLIVASLSDSELRDFSALSRELGMNVLVETHTEEEIERAVAAEARIIGVNVRNLKTLDVDRSVFASLAGLIPAEALVIAESGVRGVDDVTHYAANGANAILVGEALVSDSTPRDRIAEFTAAGAAAIAARA; translated from the coding sequence ATGGCGACTGTTCTCGATGACATCAATGCCGGTGTCAGGGAGGATATGGAGGCCAGGAAGCGTCTCGTTTCGCTGGCGGAACTGAAGGACCGGGCTGCGGCCGCGGCACCCGCCCGGGACGCCTGGTCGGCCCTCGGCGGCACCGCGGCGCAGCGGGACCAACTGAAGGTCATCGCGGAAATCAAGCGGCGCAGCCCGTCCAAGGGCGATCTCGCCACCATCGTGGATCCGGCATCGCTGGCAGAGCAATATGCCGACGGCGGCGCAGCCGTGATCAGCGTCCTCACCGAAAAGCGGCGGTTCAACGGCTCCCTTGCGGACCTGGACGCCGTGCGTGCCCGCGTGGACATTCCGCTGCTCCGCAAGGATTTCACGCTCGACGAGTACCAGATCTGGGAGGCCCGCGCCCACGGCGCGGACCTGATCCTGCTCATCGTGGCGTCGCTCTCCGACAGCGAGCTCCGGGACTTCAGCGCGCTCAGCCGCGAACTCGGCATGAACGTGCTCGTGGAGACGCACACGGAAGAGGAAATCGAACGTGCCGTGGCGGCTGAGGCGCGCATCATCGGCGTCAACGTGCGCAACCTGAAGACGCTCGACGTCGACCGTTCAGTTTTCGCCTCACTTGCCGGACTGATTCCTGCCGAAGCGCTGGTCATCGCCGAATCCGGTGTCCGCGGCGTGGACGACGTGACGCACTACGCCGCCAACGGCGCCAACGCCATCCTGGTGGGCGAGGCCCTGGTCAGCGACTCAACGCCGCGTGACCGGATCGCCGAATTCACGGCGGCCGGCGCTGCCGCCATCGCCGCCCGGGCCTAG
- the trpA gene encoding tryptophan synthase subunit alpha gives MTEQTASKSAAAIDRARDAGRSALVCYLPAGYPDVQATIDAGIAMAKNGADLIEIGIPYSDPVMDGPVIQAATTEAIANGFRVESVFDVVAGITAATDVAVLVMTYWNPVVRMGVDEFSRRLAEAGGAGLITPDLIPDEASEWFAASDKYGLDRVFLVAPSSTPERLAMTVKASRGFVYAVSIMGVTGTRQAVSSSAEKLVADTHAAGAERVCVGLGVSNASHVREIAAYADGVIVGTALVAAIRDGGVAAVADLTRDLSAGLVREEA, from the coding sequence ATGACTGAACAGACGGCCAGCAAGTCCGCCGCCGCCATCGACCGTGCACGGGACGCCGGCCGCTCAGCGCTCGTGTGCTACCTGCCTGCCGGGTACCCGGACGTCCAGGCCACCATCGACGCCGGCATTGCCATGGCGAAGAACGGTGCCGACCTGATCGAAATCGGCATTCCCTACTCGGATCCGGTCATGGACGGCCCTGTCATCCAGGCCGCCACCACCGAAGCCATCGCCAACGGATTCCGGGTCGAGAGCGTCTTTGACGTTGTCGCCGGCATCACGGCAGCCACCGACGTTGCCGTACTGGTGATGACCTACTGGAACCCCGTGGTCCGGATGGGTGTGGACGAGTTCTCTCGCCGGCTGGCGGAGGCCGGGGGAGCAGGGCTCATCACGCCTGACCTCATCCCGGACGAAGCATCGGAATGGTTCGCCGCCTCGGACAAGTACGGACTGGACCGCGTGTTCCTCGTGGCGCCGTCCTCCACTCCGGAGCGCCTGGCCATGACGGTCAAGGCAAGCAGGGGCTTTGTGTACGCCGTCTCCATTATGGGTGTGACGGGTACCCGCCAGGCTGTCAGCAGCAGCGCGGAGAAGCTCGTTGCCGACACGCATGCCGCCGGTGCCGAACGCGTGTGCGTGGGACTCGGTGTCTCCAACGCCAGCCACGTCCGCGAGATCGCAGCGTACGCAGACGGTGTCATCGTTGGCACCGCGCTTGTTGCCGCCATCCGCGACGGGGGAGTCGCCGCCGTCGCAGACCTCACCCGGGACCTGAGCGCAGGACTCGTCAGGGAAGAAGCCTAA